The genomic window CAACCATTTCGCGGCCAGGTACACGAGCGAGTTGCCTTCCAGTCCCCCCAAGGCTGCGGGGTCGGTCGGTAGCGGCGCGACGACGGAGATCGATAGCCCATAGAGAAGGATGGGCACTGCAACGGCCAGCCCCGCCAACGGTCCGGCAAGGCCGATGTCCAGCAGGACGTTGCGGTCCCGCGGCGGACGTTTGAGGCGGATGAACGCGCCCAGCGTGCCGAACGCGCTTCCGGGAAATGGCAGGAAGTAGGGCAGCGATACGGGCGAGCTGTGCGCCTGTGCCGCCAGGTAGTGCCCGAACTCGTGCGCCAGCAGGATAGCCAGCAGGCTCACCGCAAACGGGATGCCGGCCGGCAGTGCCCGCAGCAGGCCCCCCAGGTGGGGCGGCCCTAAGTAGCTATACAGCGCCCCCGCCAGTAGCACGCTGAACAGCGTCAGGGCGAACAGTCCGAGGTTGATCCAGGGATTGGAAGGCTTGACGGCGGGCAACGCCTCGGCGGCGTACACCACCGCCAGATCGCCTTCTTTGCGAGTCAGCAACTGGACCTCTTCGCGCTCGAAAATCGGGGAAAGCAGGGCGAAGGCCTCTTCGGCCGGAAGGGTCATTTCACCGCGAAAGCGCGCCAAATAGGTGTCCTGCGCCACCCCAGCAGTGAAATCCTCGACTCGCATGACCTGCTGCACACTTGGCAACAGGCGGTCGATCAGTACCAAATTGTCCGGCTGAACCCGCACAGTCATTGAACCCTAAGCCTGCGAACGAGAAGGCGGGGATGGATGGGAGTCGAACCCACCGCGGCCCGCTGCGCGGCCCGCCGCCGGTTTTGAAGACCGGGGAGCCCACCGGGACCCAACCACCCCCGTTCGGGCAAGAAGCTTACCGCGCGCCCCTGAGCGTGGCAAGGGTAGGACTTCCGAGCACAACAACGCGGCTACACTACAATTGTTGTCTGGCATACGTTGCAGCAGGCATCGAATGGGGTCATGGTGAAGCGCTTCAGATGGGGGCTGCGCCCACTCCGTTTGAGCGGAATCGGCGTACGGCTGCTTCGGTTGGTGGTGCTGCCAGTCTTGGTGCTCGGCTGCGCTCCGAAGGCTGTCGCCACCGAGGCTCCACAGCCGCAGCCCGCCAGGCTTGGCCCAACGTCAACGCCCGCGCCGACAGCCCCTACCCCCACTCCGCCTCCCCCTGCCCCGACCCTGACCGCCATCCCCCTCCCCTCTTCGGACGATTGGCGCCTGGGTCCGGACGAGGCTGACCTCTCCCTGCTCGTGTACTCCGATTTCCAGAGTCCCGCTGGCGCCCGCCTGGCAGACGTCCTGGCCGACCTGAGGGCGATTCACCCCCATGACCTACAGATCGTCTTCCGTCCCTATCCGCTCTGGCCGGTTCACGACAAGGCGCTGATTGCGGCCCAAGCCGCCGAAAGTGCCGGTGCCCAAGGGCTGTTTTGGGAGATGCATGACCTCTTGTTCTCCAGCGCCGATGAATGGGTCGCCCTCAGTCCGGAGGACTTCCGCGCCTGGCTGGAGGCCGCTTCCCGCAGCCTGCCTCTCGATCACCAAGCCTTTGAGCGTGCGATGAGCGAAGGCACGTTCGAGGACCACGCCCTTCGGGATTTCGCCGCCGCCCTGGCCTCCGGCCTGCCTGGCGCCCCGGTCGTGTTCCTGAACCAGACCCTTGTCCCCATGGACCCCACCTTGAACAACCTGGAGGCGCTGCTTCGGCTTTCCCAGGTCGAGGCGCAAGGCCTGCCGCCGGGCCCCCCGCCAGCTGCCAGACCGGAGAAAGCGTATCTCGCCCTGCTGGACACCAGCGCTGGCCCGATCGAGATCGAGCTGTACCCGGCCTCCGCCCCGCAGGCCGTGGGGAGCTTTGTCTACCTCGCTCAGCAGGGCTGGTACAACGGGACAGTTTTCCACCGGGTGGTCCCGGGGGCATTGGCCGAGAGCGGCGACCCGACCCACACGGGTTTGGGCGGACCCGCCTACCGTTTCGGGAATGAGATCGACTCCAGCCTGTCGTTCTCACAGGTCGGCATGGTCTCATTGCGGAATGACGGTCCAGGATCGAACGGCGGGATCTATTTCATCAACCTGCGCCCACTTCCGGACCTGGACGGGACGTACACCATCTTTGGACGGGTGCTCACTGGCCTCGATCTGCTGCAGCAGCTGCCAGGGCGGGACCCCATCGGCGATCTGCTCCTGACGGCTCCGCTGGTGATCGAAAGCGTGTCAATCCAGGTTCTGGATGCGTAGCAGTCAGGCTTGCTTGACAGCCTCCTGTCGCAGTGCTAGAGTTGCGCCGACCTGCCCCACAGTCCGGGTTCGAGCCAGCCTCAGGTGATCCCAGCGTGACGAAATCCCGCACCGAATCCATGGTGGAGCTGCTCCGAGACCTCAGTGCCTCCTCCCCGGATGTCGAGGCCTCGGCGATTGTCAGCGTGGACGGCCTGACGATGGCATCTGCCCTCCCGCAGAACGTGGAGGAAGACCGCGTCGCCGCCATGTCCGCAGCGATGCTATCGCTCGGGGAGCGGATCGCCAACGAGTTGGGACGTGGCAAGCTCGATCAGGTATACATCAAAGGCGAGGCCGGCTATGTCATCCTGATGGCGGTGGGCCGTGAGGCGGTGTTGACGGTCATGGCACGCGCAGAAACGCAACTCGGCCTGCTGTTCCTGGAGATGCGCCGGACCACCGAGGACCTGGCCGGGTTGCTGTGACCCCCGGGGGAAGTGCGTGACTCCGATTGCTCGAAGCGGCTATCTCCATCCCAACAAGGCTGTGCTAGGTCAGTTGCTTGCTCTGGAAGACCTGATGGGCAAGAACGGGGTGAGCGCCGTGCTCAACCTCTCGGGCCTGAAGGCATGGATCGACCACTACCCCCCCGACATTCTAGACAAGCAGATCGACTTCGCCGACGTCGCTTCAATTCAGTTGGCCTTGGAGGAGATCTACGGCGTACGAGCCGGACGGAACATGGCCAGGCGCTCGGCGTGGGTAGGCTTGCAAGGCCTGCTCGGAGACCTCGGCGCCCTAGCCCCGCTCGCTGCCCTCGCCCGTCAGACCCAGCCGCCCCAAGAGCGCATGGCGGTTGCCATGGCCTCTTTCGCCAAGCTCATGTCAAAGGCCTCCGACCAAGCTTGCCAGGTGCAACCTGACGGGGCTGGGGTTCGGCTAACGTCGCGCCCCTGCCCGCATTGCTGGGGACGCCAGGCGGGGGAACCGATCTGCCACGCCATGGTTGGCGCGCTGGAGGGACTTTGCAGCCTGGTGGCTGGCGAGGTGGCTTGGAGTGTGCAGGAGACGACCTGCACCGCGGCCGGGGCCGAGGATTGCCAGTTCCTCATCCTGCCTTCGGCTGCAGGCTAACTCGAGTGTGCCGGATGTCCGGCCTGACGCTCCGCCTGACACGGACTGCGCCCGGCTTGCGGACAACCTGCCCTTGATGCGCCAACTCACCCTTGTAATCCCGACCTACAACGAGGCCGACAACATCCGGCCGCTGGTTGAGGCCCTTTTCGACCTGGGGCTTCCCGGCCTACGCCTCCTCGTGGTGGACGACAACTCACCGGACGGAACGGCCGATGAGGCCGCCCGTGCTGGAGCCTCTCACGGCGGCAGGGTGTCTGTCCTTCGGCGAGCCGGCAAGCTGGGGTTGGGGACCGCCTACATTGACGGGTTCCGGCATGCACTCTCGGCGGGTGGGCAAGCCATCGGCCAGATGGACGCCGATTTCTCGCATGCGCCGGGCTACCTACCCGACTTCCTCCAGGCGCTGGAATCATGCGACGTGGTATTCGGTTCGCGCTACGTCGCCGGCGGCGGGCTTGATCCGCGCTGGGGGCCGGGGCGGCAACTGCTCTCCCGCTTCGGAAATGTGTACGCTCGAGCGATCCTGGGGATGAGCCTGACCGACACGACCGGAGGCTACCGAGTCTGGCGCCGTGAGACCCTGGCCGCCATGCCGCTCGATCGGATTCGGTCCAATGGGTATGTCTTCCAGGTTGAAATGGGTTACGTGGCTGAGAAGCTGGGGTTCCGGCAACTCGAGCTTCCGATCTACTTCGAAGAGCGCCGCCTGGGCCGTTCAAAGATGTCATTGAGGATCCAGCTGGAGGCCGCCCTGAGGGTATGGCAGGTCCGCTGGATGCACCGCCATCTCCGACCCCTCCCCCGCTAGGCCAGGCCACCCGAACGGCCGCGGCGTTTCGTCCATTGTCAGGAGGATCTCGGCCCTTGGGGCGCGGTAGGCCGGCGGCCTGCGGTTCGTTGACGTCTGCTCAACTGGATGTCCAGGCGCCTGCGCGACGCGCCCGAAGTGGACGGCGCGCTCAAGGCCCGGCGGCGACGGCCTCACACAGGTGGAGCCAGTCCTCGATGCCCAGTTCCTGGGCACGGGCGCCCGCAGGCAGATCTGCCCGAGCGAGCCAGGCGTCGACCCGCTCGGCCGGCGCCTGCAAGGAGGAAGCCAGCGCGTTGCGCAGCTTCTTGCGCCGCTGCGAGAACCCCCCCCGCGCCAGATCGAAGAACACAGGGACCCATTCTCTCTGGACCCTGGGCTGCTCATAGCGATCGATGCGCAGCACGGCCGAGTCCACCTCAGGGGGAGGATGAAAGGCGGCCGCTGGAATAACGGCGGCGATGGCAGGCGCACCGTACACCTGAACGCTGAGCGCCAGCAGGCTCATCTGCCCAGGGCCGCTGGCCACCCGCGCCGCCACTTCCTGCTGAACGGTGAGCACCACGCGAAAGGCTGGCGTCTCGGCCTCCAGCAGGCGGCGCAGCAGGGCGGATGTGATCCCGTACGGGATGTTGGCCACGACGGCATGGGGCTGCGAACCGTGCAGGCTCTCCAGAGGCAAGGTCAGAATATCCCCGTACACAAGGCGGACGCCAGGCAGTTGGGCGACAGCTTCGTCCAGCGCCGGGCGGAGCCTGGTGTCCAGTTCGACAGCAACCACCTGGTAGCCGGCGTGAGCCAGATGCCAGGTGAGACTCCCTACCCCGGCCCCGATCTCCAGCACCAGGGTTTCGGGCGGCAGCTCGGCGGCACGCACGATGGCATCCAGGCGATGGCCGTCCAGCAGGAAATGCTGGCCGAAACGCTTGTTGGGCCGGATGCCATGCCGCCGGAGCAGGTCGCGCCAATTGGGCTCTGGCAACCCTAGCACCGCCGCGGGGCCTGACGCGGGTGCGCCAGGCGTCTGAGAACAGGCCTCACGGGCAGGTGGGCTCGTCAGGCTCAGTGGGCCAAGTTCCGGCGACGAAGGAGCTCACCAAGTCCCGCACGGTTTGTTCATCGGCTGTAAGCACAAAGGACCCTCGGTCGTTCCGGCCTCCGGTCAGAATCTCCTCGGGAACGCTCTCGAAGATCAGATCCTGGCTGTCGAGGGAGGGCAGCAAACAGGCCAGCTGAGTCATCTGCCCCAGGCTGAGATCCGTCAGGATCGAGCCGGAGAACGCGCCGAGGATCGCCGGAATGCGGGTGATGACCTCCGGGCTCTGCAGCTTGCCCTTCAAGGCACACAAGACCTGCGTCTGTCGCTCATCGCGCTTGAAGGCGTTGTCCACCTTGCGGATGCGGGAGAATCGAAGCGCCTGCTCCCCGTCGAAGTGATGCTGACCGGCCGGGAAGTAACCCATATCCTCCGTCCGGTCGTCGACCGGACGGCCATCGACCGCCTGCGGCAGATAGATGTCGACGCCGCCCACCGCGTCGACCAGTTTCACGAAGGTCTGCATGTTGACGGCGGCGTAGTGCTCGGGCTGCGCGCCGAAGTTATCATCGAGCGTGCGCGCCAGTAAACCGGGCCCGCCGCCCGGGCCATCGTAGTAGCCCATACCCGGGTTGCCGTACAGGTAGGCCTGGTTCAACTTGCCGTGCGTGATCCCATAGTGAGACGCGATTCCCGGAATGCGCACCCACATGTCACGCGGGAAGGATAGGGAGGTCACCTTGGGATCGACGAAGTCCACCCTGACAAGGCGGACAACATCCGCCAGTCCGTAGAGATAGCTGTCGTCGCGGTTGTCCGCACCCACAGCCAGGATCAACATCGACTCCGGTCCCCCGCACACCGGCTGGGGCCCGGGCGTGACGGCGACCGCCGCCAGGTCAGGAGTCGCTTCCGAAGCCGGAGGGGCCTTGGAGGCTGCGCTCGGCTGCGGCGTGTGGGGCGCCAGTTGCAGGCCGGGCCCGAGGGGCTTGGCGATCGCGCAGGCAGACGTGCCCAGGGTCAGTATCAGGCCGGCAAGGACAGTCGTGAACTGGCGGGGCTTGGGCATCGTCGCGCGGTTCAACTCCAAGAGCTTGCGGGAAGTGTGGCAGGGAGGAAGGGGGCTGCCGGAGTGGGTGAAGGAGGAGTATACCATGCGCGCAGCCGGCGAAGGCATGCGAAATTTGACGCCCGTGGCGCGCACGGGTATCATGGCGCTTCATCTCCCCTGCGAGTGAACCCTACCCGCCGTGAAGAACGAGCCAACGCCAGCGGACCTGCCTGCCAAGCGCCGATCTCCAACGGCAGGCGTGCCGATCCTGGCGGCCTTCGCTCTGATGGGCTGCCTGCTCGCAGGAGTGGGCGTCGTCATCTTTGGCCTGGAGCAGCCCTGGAACTCGAGCGTTCTGCTCCTGGCGGTCGCAGGTGCAGGGGCCGCGGCTGAACCGGTACTGCTGTGGATTGGCTGGGCCAGACGGCCGTCCTCCTACCGCTTGTCGGCGCTAGTGGCCGGTGCGGCCGGTTGCGGTCTCGTGCTCCTCTCTGGTGGGCATGGATTAGCCTGGCAGGCCGTGGGCGTCGCTGCCGCCGCCTGCCTCGGCTCCGCATTGGCCTCCTGGAAACACCTCGGACTCACGGAGGATAACTACCCGCCGGCGCCTGCGGCCCGGGCTGCGGTAGAACAGGCGCATCAATCGCACGGGGGCGCATCGCCTCGGCGTTCAGCCCCCAAGCGAGGCTTCGACGTGGTGTTGGCCATGGCTGCTCTTGTTCTCACCTCTCCGTTGTGGCTCGCCCTCATGGCGCTGATATGGCTTGAAGAGCCGGGGCCGGTGTTCTTCGTCAAGAACTCGGTCGGCCGCGGCGGCAGGACGTTCCGGCAATGGAAGCTGCGCACAATGGTCCACGGCGCCGAGGACTCCTCCGGCCCGGTTCTCGCAAGCGAGGACGATGCCCGGGCACTAGCGGTGGGCCGCTGGCTGCGCAAGACCGCCCTCGACGAGCTGCCACAGCTGGTGAACATCCTGATCGGCGACATGAGCTTCGTCGGCCCGCGGCCCCAGCGAACAGTCCTGGTTCTCGAGTACCTTGAGTCCATGCCGGAATACGCCGATCGCCATCAGGTGCGTCCTGGGTTGGCGGGCCTGGCGCAAGTGGCCGGGGATTACTACCTGACGCCGAGGCAGAAGCTGCGCTTCGACCGGCTGTACGTTCAGCATGCCGATCTGCTGTTCGATCTGTGGCTGGTGACTCTCGCCTGCCTGGTGGTGTTTTGGTGGCGGTGGCAGCCGGGATGGCGCGGCTATCTCTCCGCTGCCCAGATCCGTGGGCGGCGACGGCGCAGCGCTCGGTCTTGCGCCTAGGGTCCGGGAACGTGTTCGCCTGTCTGACCTTCCGGCGGCACGGCCAGACTCACTGGCCCGGGAGTCTCGCTGGCGCGCTTCCAGGCCAGGGTGATGACGACGAGCGCGATCAGCGCGTTGAGCACTTGCCCCAGGACAGCGCCGTACACGCCTAAGAGCTGGATCAGGACGACGCCCACAGTGAACATTGCCACAATCGCCAGGCCATGGGCAACGAAGATCGGTCGCGTCCGCTGCATGGCTTTCAGGCCGACCTGGTAGGGGAAGTACACAAACCACAGCGCGTACTGCACGCAGAAGAGCGCCACTGCCGGAGAGTACACCAGATACTTGTCCCCGAAGAGCAGGTTGAGCGCCAGCGGCGCAGCAATCGCTACGACCAACAGGTAGGCAAAGACCGGGATGCCGAGAAACAGAAAGGCCCGCCGAAGCACGCGCCGCAACGCGGCCCGCCCAACCCGGGCCTCGGCCCGGGCGGCGCGAGGTGTCAGGAAGGGGTCGAGGGCTGCGATCACGACGTGCACTGGAGCCACGAGCGTCTGCACGGCCCGGTAGGCGCCAGCCGCAGCAAAGCTCACCAGGCCGGCGGCCAGAATCGGGTACACCTCGAGCGAGACCCACCCGGCAAGCTGTCCCCCCAACACCCATCGGCCGAAGGCCCAGTTCTCCCGCCAGGTGCCGGACATGTCGATGGCTGTGCGCCGCCAGTACTTGCGGGCCTGCCACACGCCGACCGGAATCGCCGCCAGGGCTCCCCAAGCGATCGCATCCATGCCAGCCATCCCCGACAGCTCGCCGCGACTCCCAAACCACACCAGGACAGCAAGGCGGACCAGCGAGGCGGCCGCGGTATTCACCACGGCATCTCGAATGCGGCGCGCCGGGTAGAACAACCGACGCAAGAA from Anaerolineales bacterium includes these protein-coding regions:
- a CDS encoding site-2 protease family protein → MTVRVQPDNLVLIDRLLPSVQQVMRVEDFTAGVAQDTYLARFRGEMTLPAEEAFALLSPIFEREEVQLLTRKEGDLAVVYAAEALPAVKPSNPWINLGLFALTLFSVLLAGALYSYLGPPHLGGLLRALPAGIPFAVSLLAILLAHEFGHYLAAQAHSSPVSLPYFLPFPGSAFGTLGAFIRLKRPPRDRNVLLDIGLAGPLAGLAVAVPILLYGLSISVVAPLPTDPAALGGLEGNSLVYLAAKWL
- a CDS encoding peptidylprolyl isomerase; translation: MVKRFRWGLRPLRLSGIGVRLLRLVVLPVLVLGCAPKAVATEAPQPQPARLGPTSTPAPTAPTPTPPPPAPTLTAIPLPSSDDWRLGPDEADLSLLVYSDFQSPAGARLADVLADLRAIHPHDLQIVFRPYPLWPVHDKALIAAQAAESAGAQGLFWEMHDLLFSSADEWVALSPEDFRAWLEAASRSLPLDHQAFERAMSEGTFEDHALRDFAAALASGLPGAPVVFLNQTLVPMDPTLNNLEALLRLSQVEAQGLPPGPPPAARPEKAYLALLDTSAGPIEIELYPASAPQAVGSFVYLAQQGWYNGTVFHRVVPGALAESGDPTHTGLGGPAYRFGNEIDSSLSFSQVGMVSLRNDGPGSNGGIYFINLRPLPDLDGTYTIFGRVLTGLDLLQQLPGRDPIGDLLLTAPLVIESVSIQVLDA
- a CDS encoding roadblock/LC7 domain-containing protein → MTKSRTESMVELLRDLSASSPDVEASAIVSVDGLTMASALPQNVEEDRVAAMSAAMLSLGERIANELGRGKLDQVYIKGEAGYVILMAVGREAVLTVMARAETQLGLLFLEMRRTTEDLAGLL
- a CDS encoding 4-vinyl reductase codes for the protein MTPIARSGYLHPNKAVLGQLLALEDLMGKNGVSAVLNLSGLKAWIDHYPPDILDKQIDFADVASIQLALEEIYGVRAGRNMARRSAWVGLQGLLGDLGALAPLAALARQTQPPQERMAVAMASFAKLMSKASDQACQVQPDGAGVRLTSRPCPHCWGRQAGEPICHAMVGALEGLCSLVAGEVAWSVQETTCTAAGAEDCQFLILPSAAG
- a CDS encoding polyprenol monophosphomannose synthase, which translates into the protein MPDVRPDAPPDTDCARLADNLPLMRQLTLVIPTYNEADNIRPLVEALFDLGLPGLRLLVVDDNSPDGTADEAARAGASHGGRVSVLRRAGKLGLGTAYIDGFRHALSAGGQAIGQMDADFSHAPGYLPDFLQALESCDVVFGSRYVAGGGLDPRWGPGRQLLSRFGNVYARAILGMSLTDTTGGYRVWRRETLAAMPLDRIRSNGYVFQVEMGYVAEKLGFRQLELPIYFEERRLGRSKMSLRIQLEAALRVWQVRWMHRHLRPLPR
- the rsmA gene encoding 16S rRNA (adenine(1518)-N(6)/adenine(1519)-N(6))-dimethyltransferase RsmA; its protein translation is MPEPNWRDLLRRHGIRPNKRFGQHFLLDGHRLDAIVRAAELPPETLVLEIGAGVGSLTWHLAHAGYQVVAVELDTRLRPALDEAVAQLPGVRLVYGDILTLPLESLHGSQPHAVVANIPYGITSALLRRLLEAETPAFRVVLTVQQEVAARVASGPGQMSLLALSVQVYGAPAIAAVIPAAAFHPPPEVDSAVLRIDRYEQPRVQREWVPVFFDLARGGFSQRRKKLRNALASSLQAPAERVDAWLARADLPAGARAQELGIEDWLHLCEAVAAGP
- a CDS encoding LCP family protein — encoded protein: MPKPRQFTTVLAGLILTLGTSACAIAKPLGPGLQLAPHTPQPSAASKAPPASEATPDLAAVAVTPGPQPVCGGPESMLILAVGADNRDDSYLYGLADVVRLVRVDFVDPKVTSLSFPRDMWVRIPGIASHYGITHGKLNQAYLYGNPGMGYYDGPGGGPGLLARTLDDNFGAQPEHYAAVNMQTFVKLVDAVGGVDIYLPQAVDGRPVDDRTEDMGYFPAGQHHFDGEQALRFSRIRKVDNAFKRDERQTQVLCALKGKLQSPEVITRIPAILGAFSGSILTDLSLGQMTQLACLLPSLDSQDLIFESVPEEILTGGRNDRGSFVLTADEQTVRDLVSSFVAGTWPTEPDEPTCP
- a CDS encoding sugar transferase; protein product: MKNEPTPADLPAKRRSPTAGVPILAAFALMGCLLAGVGVVIFGLEQPWNSSVLLLAVAGAGAAAEPVLLWIGWARRPSSYRLSALVAGAAGCGLVLLSGGHGLAWQAVGVAAAACLGSALASWKHLGLTEDNYPPAPAARAAVEQAHQSHGGASPRRSAPKRGFDVVLAMAALVLTSPLWLALMALIWLEEPGPVFFVKNSVGRGGRTFRQWKLRTMVHGAEDSSGPVLASEDDARALAVGRWLRKTALDELPQLVNILIGDMSFVGPRPQRTVLVLEYLESMPEYADRHQVRPGLAGLAQVAGDYYLTPRQKLRFDRLYVQHADLLFDLWLVTLACLVVFWWRWQPGWRGYLSAAQIRGRRRRSARSCA
- a CDS encoding lipopolysaccharide biosynthesis protein, with amino-acid sequence MGDSLSGARDRLVQAAAGPVSRQGARDWLLAATDQGLISLSNFLAGVYLARMLDPTQFGIYAVGFLLLHGVGAVQEGIILQPLSTLGAMMGSERFGRYLTAAGVIQIGQAAVSALAAAGVGWLLTALGNDMAGPTLFGLWFVFLVWQPQEFLRRLFYPARRIRDAVVNTAAASLVRLAVLVWFGSRGELSGMAGMDAIAWGALAAIPVGVWQARKYWRRTAIDMSGTWRENWAFGRWVLGGQLAGWVSLEVYPILAAGLVSFAAAGAYRAVQTLVAPVHVVIAALDPFLTPRAARAEARVGRAALRRVLRRAFLFLGIPVFAYLLVVAIAAPLALNLLFGDKYLVYSPAVALFCVQYALWFVYFPYQVGLKAMQRTRPIFVAHGLAIVAMFTVGVVLIQLLGVYGAVLGQVLNALIALVVITLAWKRASETPGPVSLAVPPEGQTGEHVPGP